The window tcttttttttctctatattcttttccattaattatcttaataaataaataacttctatAGTTGATCTTTTAGGAATAATACCAAATTGATTTGATCAAccataaaaccaaattgatttttaGAGATATTTATTTCAAGCCTTATCCTACTTTTGATGACTCTTTTCCATAGTTTCATAATATAGTTCATGATCTTAATTCTTCTATAATTTAAATAATGTTTTATGTCATCCTTGTTTTTGTAAATTGGTACCATAAAACTCTTTTTCCATTCATCAGGCATATTTTTGaatcttatgattttgttaaataaTTTAGTTAACCATCTCAATAGGGATATCGTTAAGCCTCACACTCTTAGctattttttcattttctttaatgcatcttttatttcattagctttaattttatgaataaatctatgattattaaatccaTCGCCATCATGTCTCATTAAATCTAAGTCCCATgtggaatatttattaaataatctatataaataaaatttttatctttCTTTAATCTCACTATCATTaataagtatttttttattttcatctttAATACACCTAATATTATTTAAATTCATAAACTTTCTTTCCTATACTTTAGCAAttcgatatatatcttttttaccATATGTATTACCTAatctattataaaaattatcataagcatTCTATTTTATCATACTAATCGTTTTTTTAGTctttttttagattctttatatcttttaaaatttttctcATTTATAATTTTGCtaatcttttaaaatataatttttagtacaaattTGTTTTTTGAACTTCCTCGCACCACCACCAACTCTCTATTAAGTTTACATCTCTACCCTTTATTTCATTAAGAATCTCCTTTGTTAAGCTCATAATCTTATTGGTCATCGTAGTTGAAATAATACTAATATTATTCTTATTTAAGTTCTAAGTCATCTCCCTTTTTATCTTATTCTTAAAAGTGTGtacattatcatctttaaaattccaCCATCTAGTCGTAGTAATTTTTtctactatcttttttttttctattttctatagTAAATACCTAATACCATCAACTTATGTTGATTTGTCAAACTTTCGCcaggtataactttacaattcttacaaataactttGTCTACCTTTTTAGTGAGAAAAAAGTCTATTTGACTATAATTGTAATCATTCTTATAAGTAATTAAATGAGCATCTCTCTTTTGaagtaaatatttataattataagatcgTACAAAGTTGTAAAATCCAAAATCATACCACCTTCTTCATTTCTCTCCCCATAACCAAAACCTTCATGCCCCCCTTTATATTTACTATATGTTTTCTCTACATGACTATTCAAATCTCCTTCAATTATAAGTTTTTCGGTTACAGGCATTCCTTGAATGATATCAAATAAGCTTTTCcaaaattctcttttggtttgatcATCTAATCCAACTTGAAGGGCATAGACACTAATGACATTCAAAACATCTTGTCCTTTCAcaaattttagaactataattATATCTCTAAATCTTTTTACATCTACAACAATATTCTTAATATCCTTATCAACAACAATTCTTAGACCATTTATGTGTTTACCTAACTCTCTATTCTTGGACTTACCTTTATACTCTCATTGGTCCaaaacaataaaagaactttTGCCTACTTAACACCACATCCGGGCCCCAATGTGATGGGCCGCTTCTGGTCGACCTTCCAACACACTGTCTGCAATTCAAGACCCCTAGGTGGTGAAGGTGCCTCGCGTCACTTCCAGGTGATGACCTGGCTCTATATTAAAATTTGTTAAGATCTATCTTCATAAGATCTTATATAGTTTTACGCTGGTTGTTAGTGACCTCGTAACTCTCTACCTTTTAATCCGGGCTTGGGATCAGTATTGGTggtgtttaaaaataaatattatatttaataaaaccATGCTTTTTCATTGAGATTCGAACTCAAGACCTATTGTTTACTAAATGGGTGCTCTAACTAACTGAGCTATGGTAATACTAAGCATGCATCTCAAAATAACAATTTTGCTTCACTGATGAACGCTATATGATTAAGTTACATATTCTTTGAATATGTAGTTAAATCTTCTCTTCTTTTGGAAATTAGATTTTAGTTACTAAAAACTTTTGAAAATCTTTGACACTAAACTTTTTTCATGGGGTTGATGGTAATTACAATGGAGATTTATTGAATCCATGCCGTAGGTATAGCAGTAGCATATATGACATTTTGGGAACTAAAGTTGATGCTTGCAATGAAACTGAGCTAAAGTTGATGCTTTTAACCTAATTTTTTTACAACAGCCTACAGGTGCCATTTGAGGTAAAAGTAATGCGTATAAATAAATTAGAAAGATCCCAGATAGACCAAATTCCAATAAAACTAGTGTCCTGTGGTTTATTTGTATCAGCTTTTTAGATGAGATGTCAGtggtaaaaaattaataatattatagagTTGTAGGATTTGTGTTCAACTCTCTGGGACACAGTTTGTCTCCTTATTTAAATTTCACTTGTGGGCTGAGTCACACTTCCAGCCCACAGGTGAGAGTGAGTTTtcgaatataaataataaaatctgTCTCACTTATTATGCTCTTAAATGTCGTAGTAGTGGTTATATCTTTTGGCATATCATCCTGTTATATCTTTAAGGCCTTCTTTTACTGAGAAGAAGGCAGATTAAAGGGAGATCCATCTCCCCCTTCGCTTGTTTTCTCTCAGCCAACTCTCCTTTCTTCCTCCCCCTTTTCTCTTTCTAGGGAGAAGCAGATATTCCTCTTGGATAATATGATGATCGagatcatattttatttttctcacgACTATAAATAGACTCTAATTTCAACttctaatttttttgacgatatcATTGTATCATGTCATTGTGAAATGTTCATATTATATGTTGTTGTCACAAATGACAGTGTACTACCATCATACTCAAGAACACTTAATTTGGACTTTGAACCATGGTTGCAGTAATTTACTTGGCTTCTTCTGATGTATAAATTGTGAGATCATGGTAATATCCCACTTTGTCCAGATTTCTGCTATCTGCCTTAAGTACCTTTAACCCTTGTGTTAATAACATTTTTGGATACTTGAATGTTACAAAATCAAACTGGATGTGCAACGAATTATCTAGTTTAATTGGGTTGGTTATTGACAAGGTCTACACCAGGTTTTATTGGTGTGAGCTCTGTGAGCCCTGAAGAATTATCTGTTCTGGGTTAACTTGTAAGGTTCGGCCCCTCAGGTCTTGGATCTAAAAATGCTTCTGGGAGACGATCACCCCTGCTTCCTTATTTTATTTGGTGTGAGCTCTGTGAGCCCTGAAGAATTATCTGTTCTGGGTTAATTTGTAAGGTTCGGCCCCTCAGGTCTTGGATCTAAAAATGCTTCTGGGAGACGATCACCCCTGCTTCCTTATTCTGCCCTTTATTGGGCCATAGTTCTGCAACTCTCTAACCAACATAGGATTAAAAATAACCTTATATTAAGCTTATTTTATTTGAGTTCTTGCTGGATTGGGAAATGTGTAAGATTGATAGAATTGGTTGCTGACATGTTAGGAGTATCTTTTGACCTGAAATGCATACAttattttctttacttttttATATTCAACTTCATCTGGAGACCTGTGTTATTTCATACCCGTGTGTTATTCAAAATCACCTAGTGGAAGGAGCTTTCTGGACATAAGTATCTGAAAGCATGTATGATTATGTATTATTTGCTCATTCCTGTGGAAATTACCTTGCCCTTGTTTCTGCAGATAGTTGTGTTGCTGATTTTATTTTTCCTTATTTCTAATGTGAATTTTTTTCCTCATGGAATAAATACATTACCAAGTTGATTCTCCTTTGTAATTCTTTTCAAATTTAAAATGATGATCATAGTGTCACAGCCTGTTGAATGGAGTCTTGCAACACATTGAAAATTTTGTGTTGCTGACCTCCCTTTttgagtaatgatgatttgaagattatgaaTTTATTTTCCTGGTTTATGAGCAGGTTGTTATTCCTTTGAATCAGCTCAAAGCAGCTAGTCCTTCGGTCAGCAAAATGAAATCTGCAGAAAAATATATTCAGGTTGTTTCCATAGACAACCATGAGTTTTGGTTCATGGGATTTGTGAGCTATGATGCCGCTATCAAGAATCTACAGGAAGCTTTTCGTGATGCACAGGAGTCTCAACCATAATAATGGTGGCTTCAAGCTTGAGGCCATTTAAAAGCTTTACAAGGGACAGCTTGACATCCCCGAGGACACTTGCCGTGACCATCAGTGAACTCATGATCTGGAATGTTTGGTCTCCATCTATCCAATATCTTGAGGAACAACAGTATAATTCTTTTAATTTCAGATGATTTAAGTTGCCTTTATGGGTGTGTGTTTGTCACTTGGCGTAAGTTCCTGTGTTCATGAACTGCCCATGTTTAGTTTTTGCATGGATTTGGTTAAATTATCGCAGTTTTAGTAAAGCTCTATAAGTTGTGTCATTATCAGATGACCTTATAAGTTTCATTGTATCATATGACAGAAGAGCTATTAAACTGCCCATGTCCTCTGGAAGGTCAGTGCCAGGGCCCAAGAACTCGTTCTGGTGATGATGTATTATTATCATGAACTGGGTAAGGGTATATTTCTGGACTGGTGAAATTATATTTGCAGTTTATATTGGCAAGAGTATCTTTCTACtgcattttctatttttattgttACTCACTTGAGAGATCATTATAGTTTTATGGCTGTGGTCTTAGCAGAGGCTAAGTGTCTTATATATAGACTAACCTAGAAAATGGGAAAACTTGTGCTATTTAAAACTTGATATTAGCTGAGCAAGAAATGACCCATCTGATTggagtaaattttgatttttgatcttttttttcttccttgagACTTGTTCTTAAATAATATCACTTTCTATATATGATTCATAATGGTTTAAATTTATGCCACGGAAACAATTTTGAATTAAGAGTCAATATTCATGTTTGTTGTTTACATGATTACAACTATTTGactaaatatcttttattttgatGGATTAAGTTGctggttttgttttcttttttcttctgaaTAAATTTGTAGGAGACTTCTTCGacattaatattattataatctgCATTTTATTTCAACACCTTCAATCGCAAATAAAATTTAGGGGAATAAATCATGCCTAATGAAGTTGTTTATCTTCGACCTTATTTCAACACCTTCGATctttgctttatatatatatatatatatatatatatatatatatatatatatatatatatatatatatatatatatatatatatatatatatatatatatatatatatatatatatatatatggactgCTAACTTTTAAAGAACTCGTAAATCAATTccttatcttaaaaaaaaaagcttaatTTAATATTTCAACATTTTCGAAGTTAATAAGTCAATTAATTTGTGTCAGGTAAAAATGGCATTAAGCAGACGTGTTAGTCTACGTCTGGACCTTTGTGGGAGAAGCTTTGATTGACTGATTAAGATTCAATGAGCCTTGCCATTAGGGAAATCATCCTTACGATCACACGGTCCCACCCATCTCTCCGGTGTTGACAACCCACACTGCACTACATCACCAACAAGGTAACGAGCAATGGCGCACTGTCCTCCATCATTAAGATCACGTAAGAGCGACCCACCCATCATCAATCAACCATCACAAGCCTCCGTTGAAATCCAAcaccagaacaagaagaagaaatggAGATGCAAACAGCTAAAAGGATCAAGGGGATCAAAACAACACCACCTACCTAGCAGACCAAAGGActaaaggaaagaagaagaaacctTCCTTAatcgggaggaggaggaagatttAGGGTTTCTTACCGAGGGTGTTCTTGTTGTTGTGCATCCACACCTTGAGGACGTGCCGCTTGATGCACGTCTCCTCGCAGAACTGCTGCACCGCAGCCTCGTCGTGCTTCTGAATCCGCCACCCCAGCCGCTCCGCGAAGGCCAGCATCTTGTCCTTCTGCTCCTGCGTAAACTTGGTCCGAAATCTCTTCCTCGCCCCCGACCCCGACGCCGCCATGCCTCCTCCGCTGGCACCGCCGCCCATCGTGGGGTTCGACATGTCCTCCTGCTCCTCCCTGCTCTGCGCTCCTCCGCCCGACGTCGACGGCAAAGCCAAAGGCGCTGCCCTGTGCTGCTGCCCCGCGAATGCCGCCGCCGcatagtggtggtggtggaggaactCGGCCGTCGTCCGGTAGTAGGGCGAGAACTGGGAGTGGTACCCTGAGATCTCCATTGCACCACCACCCCAGGAGGCCCCTCCTCCCCCCGCGCCACCTTCCTCGGGGTCCTTCCGGTGGAAGTTGCGGTGGCAGCCGCAGGCGGCGCAACGGAGCGCGTCGAGGCTCCCTTCCGCCCCGGCCGCCATGAACTCTCCGCAACCGTCCACCGCGTGCCCCCCGATCCCCACCGCGTGGTTCTTCAAGCACTCCCTATACCTCCCTCTTCCACCTCCCCCACCGTATGCTTTACGATGGCCTGAACCCCCCACCGCCATCGTTCCCGCTGATTCCCCTCCTCCGCCCATCTtcgctccaccacctcctcctcctcctcgacctGAATTCTCCATGGGAGTGTCGTAACTAGAACCCATAGGCAAAtccatctcctcctccccctcatCATGGTCGTCGAAATCCATGCCCaccggctctcccccgtcagatcTCCGGATCGGctcctccgccgattcctctccccctctctccttctctcttcaGCTCAAGCTCAGGTGTAGAAGAGGACAAGAGCGAAGAGTGTGGACGCCAACAATTCTAAAAACCGTCCTCTACTATAGCTTTGCGAtgattctctctccctctctctcgcttTTCCTCGACAAGCTGACTTCTCGCCATGGAGTGAAGTGCCACTCGCTCCCTTGCTTCCGATGCCTGCCGGCCAAATCCACCGGCCGGTCCCGGTGGCTTAAGCCCAGCCCTAAGCAACCTCTCCCCACCTACTTAAACGCACCCCTCCCCACTCATCCGTGCGACTGCTTAGATTTTTACTGTGTTACTCTCACCCGTGGATGCACTGCACATGCGTCACGTCAACATGAAGTAACGCCCCATGATACGAATCACAAGCAGAACCAAGATATAACTCAATATTATACTCGAGAATGACAATGCGCCGGAACAAAGAATCTAAGGTTAAGGTTCTTAGAATAGCTTCGTTCCATCGGTTGACCAACGAAGCTTTGGTTGACTGGTGCTAGGAAGTTGACCGACAATAATCAACTACATCATGGTTGATTATGCaataataataattctaataCAATGGCATCAAGTAACTTAGTGCTAACCAATCGATGAGATAACGTTGGAAGAATGTGTGTGGAATGAGGAGTCCAAAGACTTGTATTAGCTGAAACCTTATCTTAGTCACCACACTCCGATCCGATCTGGTCCTTCTCTTCACGCAGCAAGAGCCTCGTTGCTCATCTCAACCTATGGGAACATGCAAATTTAAGTACTCTTCTCTATTCCTCATGTACAAATCTTATAAATAGAACACTGTTGAGGTCAGAGGTGTTGCTGTTTAGCTTGGAAGAAAATGTACGCGCCTCTGACCAGTCTTCCACGTCCCTTTTGAAGTAGAAAACCCTAACGTTTTGTGGTGATGATAGAGAGGAAGGGGGAGTCGCACTTATTGGAACTTGGTGGAAGTGGGAATGGCCAAAGACAGTGCGTAGGATAGATTCCAAGTAAAAACACGTCATGTAAGTAAACGTTTCACCTGATAGTATATATTTAATAAAGGAAGATAAGCCTGGCTTGTATCAGCTGTCTGTCTCGCATCAAACATCTACCACGCTTCTCAGATAACGTGTCCGATGGTGATGAAAGTACAGGCTGAGCGGAAAGAGATGACCACCGTTGTGGCTGGCTGTTTGTTCGTGGAAGAAAAGCTGGTTGGTGTTCCGGGCACAGGGGAGGTGAAGGTATGGCGTGGGGAAAGGAACGGTTCATGTCATGCGAGAAGGGCCAGGCCATCAGGGGTTGAACTGACGCCATGCTCTGACGCCGTACGTCAGGCCTGTCAGCTGGCAGGAGACCACCGACGGGGGTGTGaatgcatgagagagagagagagagagagtttgacaAGCAATGAATGATGCTTCGAAATGTAGCAAGAAGAACGGCGACAGGGGAGCACACGACACTGTATCGACTCAGTGTCGCAGTGAGGCACTGTAGCAGGAGCAGCTGCTGGAAGAGGAGGTGATGTTTCATGTTTCACGCACCGTCTTCTGCTGATCTCGCAAGAAGCGCAACCACGGGAGGACCAGTCAAGTACCACCCAACAACGGTGCCCCGTGGTAACACGGAAACCGGTTTCGGAACTGTTCCAAGAGAAAGAAggcacatgagagagagagagagagagagagagagagagaaaggataaTGGATGTGGACATGACGATAAAAGATTGGTCTGACCGAGATTTCCATTTCTATGCTTCGCAGGCTTTTCCCACTTTCGCTTTACCTCTTTTTTTCTCGCTCCTACACAtgctcttttgagatgagatggATTTCATATTCCTCCATCTTCCCAACTAGGCATCACCACCAATCAACTCGAACGCATGGTTCCTTGCTATACTCTACGCTTAAGATTCGAACTGTCATATCATATTTTAATCGAGTCAACCTTACATCCCATGTTAAATCAAAGCATGGAAACTAAACAAAGGGATAGACAAGGGAATGCTAGTGATGTAGCGGACATTATGCAGTATGTATGTAATAGTTGTTGCTTCGATGATTCCCGCAGAGTGTTCACAGAAGGCAGGGAATCACAAGTGCCGAAACGTCTGTGCAGCGCTCATTCCTCATCCCAGCTTCTCCCTCCTCTTGCACCGTCACCCGTTTGTCTCATTTCTCCCACACACATACACACGCAACCAGCGGACACCTCACACACGGATGCCCCCTGTTCCAACACCTCCATACGAAACAAAAGAACGAGAGGGCACGGACAACAAAAAGTGGATCCCTTTGAGCAGTGCTGGAGGAGAAGGAATGGACCATGTCACCTTAGGTGTGGGGTGCGCGTTCTTTGGGATCATGATTGGTCACTTTCAAGTTTGGCTTGCTCGACATGTTATCCCTCCTTTTCCCCGTCCGAACACAGATGTCCCCGCTTCCCCTCACGCCAAGCTACACAAAGAAGATAACATCTGCGAGCTGCGGGCGAGAACACCGGGATGTGTTGTGTTGGAAACCGAGTGGATGGATGCAACGTCGCTGATCGAGGCGCTACCACAACATGCCAACACAATAATACTTGATTAAGACAATTCGTGGGAGATGCTCCAAAGCGGAGCCTGCGTTGATCTAAGTCTCCAAACTTACTCATGCCTAGTTTTGACTGTTTCGCATGTGAGTGCGAACAGTGGCAGTAACTCGAGAACCTTTACAGAGCTGTGCAGGTTAGCAGTAGGATCAGCTACAGAGCTGACTCTACGTCACTGGATCGTGAGAACCTTAACACTGGCCACGTACTGTGGAGGTACCGGGTTGGGTATGCTGCAGTCTCGGAGTCCGTCTTCTCCGTCGGATCTTAGGTGGAGCTCGATATATCGTGGTGGGTGGGCGAACATCGTTCAACATGTGGGGGCAGTGATGCACGTAGGGGAAGACATGGATGCATGTATGTGGCTTTGACCCTCTCGTATC of the Musa acuminata AAA Group cultivar baxijiao chromosome BXJ2-10, Cavendish_Baxijiao_AAA, whole genome shotgun sequence genome contains:
- the LOC103969623 gene encoding zinc-finger homeodomain protein 2-like, producing MDFDDHDEGEEEMDLPMGSSYDTPMENSGRGGGGGGGAKMGGGGESAGTMAVGGSGHRKAYGGGGGRGRYRECLKNHAVGIGGHAVDGCGEFMAAGAEGSLDALRCAACGCHRNFHRKDPEEGGAGGGGASWGGGAMEISGYHSQFSPYYRTTAEFLHHHHYAAAAFAGQQHRAAPLALPSTSGGGAQSREEQEDMSNPTMGGGASGGGMAASGSGARKRFRTKFTQEQKDKMLAFAERLGWRIQKHDEAAVQQFCEETCIKRHVLKVWMHNNKNTLGKKP